The proteins below are encoded in one region of Helianthus annuus cultivar XRQ/B chromosome 2, HanXRQr2.0-SUNRISE, whole genome shotgun sequence:
- the LOC110900526 gene encoding uncharacterized protein LOC110900526, producing MFSLTNRKRMTGLLSFFTIEVFRSRKDLTTWVQNVARSLGFVIVTIRSRTSPVGYISNIVLGCEHGGVSRSKDLGKDIGTKKINCPFKLVGKYSKKNDVWKLKVVCDEHNYPPALYMEGHAQAMKLSSNENHLVQDLTWLNVKPRDILSTLKKQNEKNVSVLKIIYNVRYKFRKTEQAGRTPMQNLMYILQSKGYVFDYHVHDITNELEELFFVHPTSLTIWQTFPNVVLMDATYKTNKYNLPFLEIVGVTSTNKTFSIAFVFMNKEN from the exons ATGTTTAGTTTAACCAACAGAAAAAGGATGACTGGTTTATTAAGTTTCTTCACCATTGAG gtATTTAGATCTCGTAAAGATCTAACGACTTGGGTGCAGAATGTGGCACGCTCTCTTGGTTTTGTTATTGTTACTATACGATCAAGGACAAGCCCTGTTGGCTATATTTCGAACATTGTACTTGGTTGTGAGCATGGTGGTGTGTCTCGAAGTAAAGATCTAGGAAAAGATATTGGAACCAAAAAAATTAATTGTCCATTCAAATTGGTGGGAAAGTATTCAAAGAAGAATGATGTTTGGAAGTTAAAAGTCGTATGTGATGAACATAATTATCCGCCCGCATTGTATATGGAGGGACATGCACAAGCAATGAAATTGTCTTCTAACGAAAATCATTTGGTGCAAGATTTGACATGGTTAAATGTAAAACCGCGTGATATTTTGTCAACGTTGAAGAAGCAAAATGAAAAAAATGTGTCTGTTCTAAAGATCATATACAATGTTCGTTACAAGTTTCGCAAGACCGAGCAAGCAGGTAGAACCCCAATGCAGAATCTTATGTACATTTTGCAAAGCAAAGGGTACGTTTTTGACTATCATGTACACGACATTACTAATGAGTTGGAAGAATTATTCTTCGTCCATCCAACATCATTAACTATATGGCAGACATTTCCAAATGTGGTGTTGATGGATGCTACATATAAGACAAACAAATATAATTTGCCCTTTCTTGAAATTGTTGGTGTTACTTCTACCAATAAAACATTTTCTATTGCATTCGTGTTTATGAACAAAGAAAATTAA
- the LOC110900522 gene encoding uncharacterized protein LOC110900522, with protein MEIGEAIEDKFAKVHPRFETNTRIGIIGGGPSGLSAAYALCKLGYSNVTVLEKHHSVGGMCESIDIEGKIYDLGGQVLATNSAPTIFHLANQVNSQTEDLTTHKFSILNTSTGTYNDTKLTNDYISIIPLTLNLQNKANATGLIGVHAISNIASDPTPAFLKSNGINSVPVSVAYGFTASGYGFVGDMAYGYVHEFVKSSMAGKVVRFRGGYGSVWEKISESVEMKVVCNARVVMVRRDGDGVCVEVEVGDHGGEKEGVEFEFDKVIVSGSFALGRGKVYRSPLETKEEFVNEAMDLSDLEKELFSKVETIDYYTTVLKIDGLDHIPVGFYYFEEFMDDPNTIGNPVAMQRFYSDTNIFLFWSYGNSVDIVGETVVQLAVDAVTRMGGKVTKVILQRRFKYFPHVNSQEMKDGFYEKLENQLQGQKNTYYVGGLMAFELTERNASYAFDLVLKHFGSDNAEPSFPYVKRLFTMKSDNYSLKQLNEAPGVQFPDISSIDGYLRHWATHELIANKTLYTWINDKGETISRITYKELDNNASYIARKLLTNKKPVIQPGDRVLLVYIPGLEFMDAFFACLRARIIPVPAIPPDPSQAGGQPLLHIENIAKRTKAVAILSTFGYHMYVKANSAKNKIMLTKKRKNSGSWPNLPWIHTDSWIKNSKGCHVSFDDVTILVKETRVVPNDLCFLQFTSGSTGDAKGVMLTHNGLMHNVKLMRKVYKSTSNTVAVSWLPQYHDMGLIGGLLTTLVSGGTAVLFSPMTFIKNPLLWLQTMSKYRATHSAAPNFALELLIRRLVSKKEKVMKLDLSSMVFLMVAAEPVRLKTLKKFIELTRDFGLSQEVMAPGYGMAENSVYISCAYGLGEPIFQDWQGRICCGYVGPNGGPDDADVDIRIVDPETGEEQVECGTEGEVWISSPSAGVGYWGLEELSSKTFRNELRGRFGKMYIRSGDLGRVVNGKLFITGRIKDLIIVGGRNIYASDVEKTVESSSELIRPGCCAVVGVPEEILLDKGILIPENSDQTGLVVIAEVKGNKPPPNEIIERIKTVVAEEHGVTIASVVLIKERTICKTTSGKIKRFECQKQFTDNKLQVIEPIQSTPANTKHIASRHTNAGISKDDIIQFLKKLLSDQTGTPTASISVTESLVSYGVDSIGVVRAAQKLSGFLGVPVGAIDIFTATCIDDLADFAEDLLKKSFPEVTSSTTITTKRPLKVSSVSSVSSARKFGIWVLHLIGLGYISFLLTIPIYLSVSAFTNLTLKTGKTMYTSLWFGYLISVTSAPIVWMFYMMLTCITIAMFGNSYLQPNYGLTPDISTWTYDFVKWWTLYKAQEVISKVNAVHLKGTVFARLWFEMLGAKIGSSVVLDTIDITDPYLVVIGDGAVVAEGALVQSHEVKNGVLSLQPIRIGESACVGPYAVVQKGSVVDDGDEVPPLQTCKGGKREFKMSKIRNVEQVTTSQDINRGWYEPFYHIMGIYMVGFLTSLSAAITYTLYIWLLQKPQSLQHLTFLCLCASVHWLPFSIITYIIMFQDIPTSPLTFAITIAFAYLVHGTILTLLTSVLHRMLSSSKQDNHIVMWLCHRLTTSLHLKFAKFLSGTEAFCMYLRVLGAKIGKHCSIRAINPIIDPELVSIGDGVHLGDFSRIVAGFYNSNGYVRGPVKVEDNSVIGSQGLVLPGSVVEPSVILGALSVAPVNSTLRTGGVYVGSRNPVMVKNMTHQLDDRIEEMDQKYKKVLGNLAANFAAATLKVKSRYFHRIGAAGKGTLRVYENVPGFPDHKIFAPGKCYPIIIRHSNCLSSDDDARLDPRGAAIRILSDESDINTPVVDMTLKTGRAFHARTIGDFATWLVCGAAAREEHVKHAPHIRDAMWDSLRNADSYAELHYYSNICRLFRFEDGKEMYVKFKLRPFDETIDEDFGKVEPRGVLPPETGAIPRDENDTRPLLFLDDDFKRRVNSSEHVRYVLQFQFRRVPDDEAARETVLDCTKPWDEKEYPYVEVGELTIDKLLTDEESRNLEFNPYLKSREIDVIRATSCSQSASMDHGRSVVYSICQHLRNNKPLPECWRNFLQQSDVKVDLTGCPMAARIEKKDTQNVTLARPWYKNLWMMSGQPLLQLIAPYFLMGMVIFTPLNAVLYLKSRDASQLHWLLPGFWFGSGVIAGVVCGLAKWVLVGKKKEGETVMIWSTGVYFDTIWQAIRTLVGEYFMEMTSGSVVFGLWMNLMGSDIAWNHGAYVDSMGAVLNPELVSVEPYASVGREALLFGHIYEGEGGQVKFGKIVVREAGFVGSRAVAMPGVVVENEGCLAALSLAMKEEIVK; from the exons ATGGAGATCGGAGAAGCGATAGAAGATAAGTTCGCGAAGGTGCATCCTCGTTTTGAAACCAACACAAGGATCGGGATTATTGGGGGTGGCCCAAGCGGGTTATCGGCGGCTTACGCACTATGCAAACTTGGTTACTCCAATGTCACAGTCCTGGAGAAACATCATTCCGTTGGAGGCATGTGTGAATCTATAGATATTGAAG GAAAAATCTATGACTTGGGAGGTCAAGTCCTAGCAACAAACAGTGCACCAACCATCTTCCACTTAGCAAACCAAGTCAATTCACAAACAGAAGACTTAACCACCCACAAATTCTCCATACTCAACACTTCAACCGGAACATACAATGACACAAAACTAACCAATGACTACATATCCATAATACCCTTAACTCTCAACCTCCAAAACAAAGCCAATGCCACTGGTCTCATTGGTGTTCATGCAATCAGCAACATTGCTTCAGACCCAACTCCTGCATTCCTCAAATCCAATGGGATCAACTCGGTTCCTGTATCGGTTGCGTACGGGTTCACGGCTTCGGGTTATGGGTTTGTGGGTGATATGGCTTATGGGTATGTGCATGAGTTTGTAAAGAGTTCAATGGCGGGAAAGGTGGTGAGGTTTAGAGGTGGGTATGGGAGTGTTTGGGAGAAGATAAGTGAGAGTGTTGAGATGAAGGTGGTTTGTAATGCGAGAGTTGTGATGGTTAGAAGAGATGGTGATGGTGTTTGTGTGGAAGTGGAGGTTGGTGATCATGGTGGTGAGAAGGAGGGTGTGGAGTTTGAGTTTGATAAGGTTATTGTTTCGGGTTCGTTTGCTTTGGGTCGTGGGAAGGTGTATAGATCGCCGTTGGAGACGAAAG AAGAATTTGTAAATGAGGCTATGGACCTAAGTGATCTTGAAAAGGAACTATTTAGTAAAGTCGAGACTATCGATTACTACACGACCGTGTTGAAGATAGACGGATTGGATCATATCCCCGTCGGGTTTTACTATTTTGAGGAGTTCATGGATGATCCAAACACAATTGGCAACCCGGTAGCAATGCAAAGATTCTACTCAGACACAAACATATTCCTGTTTTGGTCTTATGGCAATTCAGTAGATATTGTGGGCGAAACAGTCGTTCAGCTCGCGGTTGATGCTGTCACGCGTATGGGGGGCAAGGTCACAAAAGTAATTTTACAACGACGGTTTAAGTACTTCCCACATGTCAACAGTCAAG AAATGAAGGATGGATTTTACGAGAAGCTGGAAAACCAACTTCAAGGTCAGAAGAACACTTATTATGTTGGAGGACTAATGGCATTTGAGTTAACCGAAAGGAACGCATCGTATGCGTTTGATTTGGTTTTGAAGCACTTTGGTAGTGATAACGCCGAACCGAGCTTTCCATACGTTAAG AGATTGTTCACTATGAAATCAGACAATTATTCCTTGAAACAACTAAATGAAGCACCAGGGGTCCAGTTTCCCGATATCTCATCGATCGACGGTTATTTACGACACTGGGCAACCCATGAACTCATCGCAAACAAGACATTATACACTTGGATCAACGATAAAGGCGAAACAATAAGTCGAATAACATACAAAGAGCTAGATAATAACGCTTCCTACATTGCGCGCAAGCTCTTAACGAACAAAAAGCCCGTTATCCAACCCGGAGATAGAGTTCTTCTAGTCTACATACCGGGCCTTGAATTTATGGACGCGTTTTTCGCGTGTCTACGAGCTAGAATCATACCCGTACCCGCCATTCCTCCTGACCCGTCACAAGCGGGTGGGCAGCCACTTCTCCATATCGAAAACATTGCAAAAAGAACGAAAGCGGTCGCAATATTATCCACTTTCGGGTACCATATGTATGTGAAAGCGAATTCCGCCAAGAACAAGATCATGTTAacgaaaaaaagaaaaaactcGGGTTCGTGGCCGAACCTCCCGTGGATCCATACAGATTCTTGGATCAAGAACTCGAAAGGTTGCCACGTCAGCTTCGATGATGTAACCATATTGGTTAAAGAAACTCGGGTTGTGCCGAACGACTTGTGCTTTCTTCAGTTCACATCGGGCTCAACGGGTGATGCGAAAGGCGTGATGCTCACTCATAACGGACTTATGCATAACGTGAAGTTAATGCGTAAGGTGTACAAAAGTACATCGAATACAGTTGCGGTTAGTTGGTTACCGCAATACCACGATATGGGCCTCATCGGCGGGCTGCTTACGACTTTAGTTAGTGGCGGGACTGCTGTATTGTTTTCGCCGATGACCTTTATTAAAAATCCGTTATTATGGTTGCAAACCATGAGTAAGTACCGCGCTACTCATAGCGCAGCCCCGAATTTCGCTCTTGAACTGTTGATAAGACGATTAGTGTCGAAAAAGGAAAAGGTTATGAAACTTGATCTTTCTTCCATGGTTTTTCTAATGGTTGCGGCTGAACCGGTTAGATTGAAGACGTTAAAGAAGTTTATCGAGTTAACTCGGGATTTCGGGCTTTCACAAGAAGTGATGGCTCCGGGTTATGGTATGGCGGAGAATTCGGTCTACATAAGTTGTGCATACGGGCTAGGCGAACCGATTTTTCAAGATTGGCAAGGGAGAATATGTTGCGGGTATGTGGGCCCGAACGGGGGCCCGGATGATGCTGATGTGGATATTAGAATTGTTGATCCGGAGACGGGTGAAGAGCAAGTAGAATGCGGAACAGAAGGTGAGGTTTGGATTTCTAGCCCGAGTGCGGGCGTCGGGTATTGGGGGTTGGAAGAGTTGAGTTCGAAGACTTTCCGAAACGAACTTCGAGGGCGTTTTGGGAAAATGTACATTCGAAGCGGGGATTTGGGCCGTGTTGTTAACGGGAAGTTGTTCATTACCGGGAGGATAAAGGATTTGATCATCGTTGGTGGACGGAATATATACGCATCGGATGTTGAAAAGACGGTTGAGTCCTCATCCGAGCTTATTCGGCCCGGATGTTGTGCGGTTGTAGGCGTTCCCGAAGAGATATTACTCGATAAAGGGATATTAATCCCCGAAAACTCGGATCAAACCGGATTAGTTGTCATCGCCGAGGTTAAAGGAAACAAGCCTCCACCAAATGAGATCATCGAGCGGATTAAAACCGTCGTCGCGGAAGAACATGGCGTAACTATCGCTTCGGTTGTACTAATCAAAGAACGAACCATTTGCAAGACGACATCAGGCAAGATCAAGCGGTTCGAGTGTCAAAAACAGTTTACCGATAACAAGCTGCAAGTAATCGAACCGATTCAATCCACACCCGCGAACACAAAACATATTGCTTCAAGACATACGAATGCGGGTATATCGAAAGACGACATTATTCAGTTTTTAAAGAAGCTTTTATCCGATCAAACCGGAACTCCCACCGCAAGCATCTCAgtaaccgaaagtcttgtaagtTATGGAGTTGATTCGATTGGCGTCGTTCGAGCAGCCCAAAAGCTTTCGGGCTTTCTCGGGGTTCCAGTGGGCGCGATCGACATTTTCACCGCCACATGTATCGACGATCTAGCAGACTTCGCCgaagatcttttaaaaaaatctttCCCTGAAGTCACAAGTTCCACAACAATTACTACTAAAAGACCACTCAAAGTTTCTTCAGTTTCTTCGGTTTCTTCAGCCCGTAAGTTCGGTATTTGGGTGCTACATCTTATCGGGCTCGGGTACATCTCGTTCTTGCTAACGATCCCCATCTATCTTTCGGTTTCCGCTTTCACAAATCTAACGTTAAAAACCGGTAAAACGATGTACACGAGCCTGTGGTTCGGTTACTTGATATCGGTAACAAGCGCACCCATAGTTTGGATGTTTTATATGATGTTGACTTGCATAACTATTGCGATGTTTGGTAACTCATATCTACAACCCAACTATGGTTTAACCCCTGATATATCCACGTGGACATATGACTTTGTGAAATGGTGGACATTATACAAAGCCCAAGAGGTAATATCCAAAGTTAACGCGGTGCACTTAAAAGGTACGGTTTTTGCGCGGTTGTGGTTCGAGATGTTAGGAGCGAAGATCGGGTCATCGGTGGTTCTCGACACTATTGATATCACGGACCCTTATTTGGTCGTTATAGGAGATGGTGCGGTGGTTGCGGAAGGTGCATTGGTTCAAAGCCATGAGGTGAAAAATGGTGTTTTGAGTTTGCAGCCCATTAGAATTGGCGAAAGCGCGTGTGTGGGCCCGTATGCTGTAGTTCAAAAAGGGAGCGTTGTGGATGATGGAGATGAGGTTCCGCCTTTGCAGACTTGCAAAGGCGGTAAACGCGAGTTTAAGATGTCGAAGATTCGTAACGTCGAACAG GTTACTACTTCACAAGATATCAATAGGGGATGGTACGAACCATTTTACCATATTATGGGCATCTACATGGTTGGTTTCTTAACCTCTTTATCTGCAGCCATCACTTACACTCTCTACATATGGCTACTACAAAAGCCTCAATCCTTACAACACTTAACCTTTCTTTGCTTATGCGCATCGGTTCACTGGCTTCCTTTCAGTATCATCACCTACATCATCATGTTCCAAGACATTCCCACAAGCCCGTTAACCTTCGCGATCACCATTGCGTTTGCATACCTCGTTCATGGAACAATTCTCACGCTCCTAACATCCGTCTTGCACCGTATGCTTTCAAGCTCAAAACAAGATAACCACATAGTAATGTGGCTCTGCCATCGGTTAACGACGTCCCTGCATTTGAAGTTTGCAAAGTTTCTTTCGGGGACGGAAGCTTTTTGTATGTATCTACGCGTTTTAGGCGCAAAGATTGGGAAACATTGCTCTATTCGGGCCATTAACCCGATTATTGACCCGGAATTGGTTTCCATTGGTGATGGAGTCCATTTAGGCGATTTTAGTCGCATTGTTGCGGGTTTTTATAACTCAAACGGGTATGTTCGTGGACCCGTGAAGGTTGAAGACAATTCGGTTATCGGGAGTCAAGGGTTGGTCTTACCGGGCTCAGTGGTTGAGCCCAGTGTCATTCTTGGTGCACTCTCGGTTGCACCCGTGAATTCCACTCTTCGAACGGGTGGTGTGTATGTTGGATCGCGAAATCCGGTTATGGTTAAGAATATGACTCACCAGTTGGACGATCGGATCGAAGAAATGGACCAAAAGTACAAGAAAGTACTAGGAAATCTCGCGGCAAACTTTGCCGCAGCGACTCTAAAAGTTAAATCGAGATACTTTCATCGAATCGGTGCGGCTGGGAAAGGAACGTTACGCGTGTATGAAAATGTACCCGGGTTTCCGGATCACAAGATTTTCGCACCAGGAAAGTGTTACCCGATCATCATTCGTCATAGCAACTGTTTAAGCTCTGATGACGACGCAAGACTTGACCCGCGAGGCGCTGCAATAAGAATTCTTTCGGATGAGAGCGACATCAACACGCCGGTTGTTGATATGACACTAAAAACTGGTCGAGCGTTTCACGCTCGAACAATTGGTGACTTTGCTACATGGTTGGTTTGTGGGGCTGCGGCGCGCGAGGAGCATGTGAAACATGCTCCTCATATACGCGACGCGATGTGGGATTCGTTGAGGAACGCGGATTCCTACGCCGAGTTGCATTACTATTCTAACATTTGTAGGTTGTTTAGATTTGAAGATGGAAAAGAAATGTATGTGAAGTTTAAGTTAAGGCCATTTGATGAAACAATTGATGAGGATTTTGGGAAAGTAGAGCCTAGAGGTGTACTCCCACCCGAAACCGGTGCGATCCCGAGAGACGAAAATGACACACGCCCGCTTCTTTTTCTCGATGATGATTTCAAGCGTCGTGTGAATTCTAGCGAACATGTTCGGTATGTGCTTCAGTTTCAGTTTCGTCGAGTGCCGGATGATGAAGCTGCACGTGAAACCGTACTTGATTGTACCAAACCGTGGGACGAAAAAGAGTACCCGTATGTCGAAGTGGGCGAGTTAACGATCGATAAACTACTCACTGACGAAGAATCTCGTAACTTGGAGTTCAACCCGTATTTGAAAAGCCGTGAAATCGATGTTATACGGGCTACATCATGCTCCCAGAGCGCGTCGATGGATCATGGAAGATCGGTCGTGTACTCAATCTGCCAGCATTTACGCAACAACAAACCGTTGCCCGAATGTTGGAGGAACTTCTTACAACAATCTGATGTAAAAGTTGATCTAACAGGCTGCCCGATGGCAGCCCGAATCGAAAAAAAGGATACCCAAAACGTGACACTTGCAAGACCGTGGTACAAGAACTTGTGGATGATGTCGGGTCAACCGTTGCTTCAACTCATCGCGCCTTATTTTCTAATGGGAATGGTTATCTTCACACCTCTTAACGCGGTTCTTTACTTAAAATCGCGTGATGCAAGCCAGTTGCATTGGCTATTACCGGGTTTTTGGTTCGGTTCAGGGGTTATAGCCGGGGTGGTTTGTGGTCTAGCGAAATGGGTCCTTGTAGGAAAGAAGAAAGAAGGCGAAACCGTAATGATATGGAGCACTGGTGTCTATTTCGACACGATATGGCAGGCGATTAGAACACTAGTTGGGGAATACTTTATGGAAATGACTAGTGGTTCGGTTGTATTCGGGTTATGGATGAACTTAATGGGTTCGGACATTGCTTGGAACCATGGGGCTTATGTGGATAGCATGGGCGCGGTGTTGAACCCCGAGTTGGTGAGTGTTGAACCATACGCGTCTGTTGGACGAGAAGCGTTGTTGTTTGGACATATATACGAAGGCGAAGGCGGGCAGGTGAAGTTTGGAAAAATTGTGGTTCGAGAAGCGGGTTTCGTCGGTAGTCGAGCCGTGGCTATGCCTGGAGTTGTTGTGGAGAATGAGGGATGTCTTGCTGCTCTTTCACTTGCTATGAAGGAGGAGATTGTCAAGTAA
- the LOC110907758 gene encoding serine/threonine-protein kinase haspin homolog isoform X2 — MQVLFSTLHYNGTIGTHVHQVGTTPKDVSRLHFTFILLTLEKAEELLEEVMLSLTLNDLRGNHTQIHNVCSTFIQTLSLRVCDGVYDDAMIRAREEWDKKHFPENDHPTEFAEKQRFVVLVQEHGGQDLESFVLLDFNEARSLLVQVEVASI; from the exons ATGCAGGTTCTTTTCTCAACCTTGCATTATAATGGAACCATAGGAACTCATGTTCATCAAGTTGGAACAACTCCAAAAGATGTTAGCCGTCTACATTTCACTTTCATCCTCCTCACGTTGGAG AAAGCTGAAGAATTACTTGAGGAAGTTATGCTTTCCCTGACCCTCAATGACTTAAGGGGAAATCATACTCAAATTCATAATGTTTGTTCTACATTCATACAGACGTTAAG TTTAAGGGTATGTGATGGTGTTTATGATGATGCGATGATTAGAGCGCGGGAAGAATGGGACAAAAAGCATTTTCCAGAGAATGATCATCCTACTGAGTTTGCTGAGAAGCAG CGTTTTGTTGTGCTTGTTCAAGAACACGGAGGGCAGGATCTGGAGAGTTTTGTGCTACTGGACTTTAATGAAGCACGCAGTTTGCTTGTTCAA GTCGAAGTTGCAAGTATCTAG
- the LOC110907758 gene encoding serine/threonine-protein kinase haspin homolog isoform X3 — protein sequence MQVLFSTLHYNGTIGTHVHQVGTTPKDVSRLHFTFILLTLEKAEELLEEVMLSLTLNDLRGNHTQIHNVCSTFIQTLRAREEWDKKHFPENDHPTEFAEKQRFVVLVQEHGGQDLESFVLLDFNEARSLLVQVCSFMVTLNYE from the exons ATGCAGGTTCTTTTCTCAACCTTGCATTATAATGGAACCATAGGAACTCATGTTCATCAAGTTGGAACAACTCCAAAAGATGTTAGCCGTCTACATTTCACTTTCATCCTCCTCACGTTGGAG AAAGCTGAAGAATTACTTGAGGAAGTTATGCTTTCCCTGACCCTCAATGACTTAAGGGGAAATCATACTCAAATTCATAATGTTTGTTCTACATTCATACAGACGTTAAG AGCGCGGGAAGAATGGGACAAAAAGCATTTTCCAGAGAATGATCATCCTACTGAGTTTGCTGAGAAGCAG CGTTTTGTTGTGCTTGTTCAAGAACACGGAGGGCAGGATCTGGAGAGTTTTGTGCTACTGGACTTTAATGAAGCACGCAGTTTGCTTGTTCAAGTATGTTCTTTCATGGTGACTCTAAACTATGAATGA
- the LOC110907758 gene encoding serine/threonine-protein kinase haspin homolog isoform X1 yields MQVLFSTLHYNGTIGTHVHQVGTTPKDVSRLHFTFILLTLEKAEELLEEVMLSLTLNDLRGNHTQIHNVCSTFIQTLSLRVCDGVYDDAMIRAREEWDKKHFPENDHPTEFAEKQRFVVLVQEHGGQDLESFVLLDFNEARSLLVQVCSFMVTLNYE; encoded by the exons ATGCAGGTTCTTTTCTCAACCTTGCATTATAATGGAACCATAGGAACTCATGTTCATCAAGTTGGAACAACTCCAAAAGATGTTAGCCGTCTACATTTCACTTTCATCCTCCTCACGTTGGAG AAAGCTGAAGAATTACTTGAGGAAGTTATGCTTTCCCTGACCCTCAATGACTTAAGGGGAAATCATACTCAAATTCATAATGTTTGTTCTACATTCATACAGACGTTAAG TTTAAGGGTATGTGATGGTGTTTATGATGATGCGATGATTAGAGCGCGGGAAGAATGGGACAAAAAGCATTTTCCAGAGAATGATCATCCTACTGAGTTTGCTGAGAAGCAG CGTTTTGTTGTGCTTGTTCAAGAACACGGAGGGCAGGATCTGGAGAGTTTTGTGCTACTGGACTTTAATGAAGCACGCAGTTTGCTTGTTCAAGTATGTTCTTTCATGGTGACTCTAAACTATGAATGA